The genomic region GGCGCGCCTCCAACTGCTCCCACAACGAGCCGGTGCGCGCAGTGATGAGGTTCTGATTCAGCTCCGATTCCAGCCACGGGCGCGGATCGCGGATGGTGAGCACAAAGCGCGCTTCGGGGAACGCTTGGGCCAGCATCGGCGCCGCCCAGTGCAGGGGGTGGCTCGCCTCCATCTCCAGCGCCAGGCGTTGGTCTCGCTCAATCAGGATCCGCTGCATGTTGGCGTCGGTGAGCGCGCCATCGCGCCAGGCGATGAGGTCAGGCAGGGTGCGTGCCGGGTCCGCCTCATGGCCTGTGCGGAACTGCTCACGGAACAGGGCGTGAATGGAGTGGGTGCCGCTGCGCGGCAGCCCGACGCAATAGGCGTGAAAGCGTCTTGGAGGCATCTGTCTCTCTGTCTGGCTTCAAGGCTGCATGCGTTGCCGTTCGACTCGCTGCGAAGAGCGGATCGAATCACACACAAAAGGTTTGCTTCTCATCATCCCAGAACCACGGGTTCTCCGGGCTGATGCGCACGCCGCCGCGATCCATCACCTGCTGCGCCACCGCGCGCCCGGTGAGTTCTCCCGTCATGAACGCCGCGCCGCGCGGGGTGAGGGCGTAGCGGGTTTCCAGCCCCATGGGGTTTTCTGCATCCTGTTGTGTGCAGGCCAGCAGGGGTTCGGGCAGACAGGTGAGATCATCCAGCACCCCTTTGACGCCTAAATCGCCCCAGAACGGCGCGGGTTCACTGTACATATAGGCGTTGAAGATGCGCGGGAAGCTGTCCACGGCTTGCACAAAGCGCGCGTAACGCTCCGGCTCCATGGGGCGGGAGAGGCGCGGCTCGGCGGGCGGATTCGCCACCGCCTCCAGCAGTCGGCGCTGGGTGAGGGTCAGTCCGTCGCTCTGCCAGGGGAACTCCTGACAGAAACGCAGCAGCGCCGCATGCAGAAACGGCAGCGCCTCAGTGTCCCACTTGAGCGCCCGCGCCAGCGCCTTGGGGTCCGGTTGCCGAATGGCGCGCCACACCCGTCGCGCCACGTCGAATGGCTCTTCGGTCACAGGCTGTGCGGTTTCCATCACTTCGGCCAGTTGTGTTGGGTTGAGCTGTCCCAGCCCCCAAAATGGCTCGATTCCGTCAAAACGATCGATGCACGCCAATGCGCAGCGCTGCGCCACATCCTCCCGGCGCCCCAAACGCTCGAGAATCTGCAGCAGTTGCAGTTGATCGTAGAGATCGTGCTCAAACAGCAGCACGATGCGGTCATAATCCTTCAAATCCGCCAACTTCTGGCGTCGCGCCGCCATGTCATCGTGAATCTGTTGCGCCGTAGGGGCGTCGGCTTGGGAGAAGGCGTCGGCCAAGAATGCCGCCCGCGTCGCATCCAGCGCCATGTCATCCATTCGCGGCTCCGGCAGCGGCGGCGGAATCGGCCCGATGTGCAGCGCGTCGCGCCAGGGCAGGGCGTCTTGTGCGGGGACGCCCAACTCTCGCAGCGCGAGCGAGACCGAATCGCCGTTGGTTATGTACAAAGTTTTCATGGAATTATTCCAGGCGCGCGACCCAATCAAAAAATCGGACGTTGTGTAGAAGTTCAAATGGCCAAACGCGCGTAAAGTGTGGTTAGATAACAGCAAGCGATCAATGAACGTTTTGTCGATACTCTACACCATGTTGAGGGGGATGAGCATGATCAAGCGACTGGCGGTGGCGGCGTTGGCGACCATGGCGATGGGCGCAGCGGGCGCGGCGATGGCTTCGGACAAAGCCCATGGCGGGGCGCCCCACTGGGGCTACTCCGGCGATGAAGGGCCGAAAAACTGGGGCGCGCTCAGTGATGCGTTCATTGCTTGTTCCAAAGGCGTGAATCAGTCGCCGGTGAACATCAGCGAGACCGTGGAGGCGCTGCAGCAACCGTTGATCTTTAACTATGGCGCCACCGCCAAGGAGGTGATCAACAACGGCCACACCATCCAGGCCAATCTCTCGGCGGGTTCGGAGTTGGCGGTGGACAATATGCGCTTTGAGCTGCGTCAGTTCCACTTCCACAGCCCCAGCGAAAACCAGTTCGATGGCGTCTCCTATCCGCTTGAAGCGCACTTTGTCCATGTAGGCCCCAAGGGCGAGTTGGCGGTGGTGGGGGTGATGTTCCGTCTGGGCGCGGAGAACGCCGAGTTGGCGAAGATCTGGGCCAAACTGCCGGAGTCGGGCGAAAAAGCCACGGTGGAGGCGGTGGATCCCAATCTGCTGCTGCCCGCTTCGCGCGACTACTACCGCTTTAGCGGGTCGCTGACCACGCCGCCGTGCAGCGAGGGGGTGCGCTGGTTGATGATGAAGGAGCCGTTGACCCTCTCCAGCAAGCAGGTGGATCAGTTCGTCAATCTGATGGGCGGTCCCAACAATCGCCCGATTCAGCCGCTCAACGCCCGCCGCGTGATGCGCTGATTCTGTTTCACGCTGTCTGAATAAAAAAACGCCGCCTCGAGTTGCTCGGAGCGGCGTTTTTTTGATTTGCATGCGCATAAATCAAAACCAGAATGGCACGGAACGACCAATGTTTGCGTGATGCAGGGTGAGCTTGCGCTGACTATTGGCCGCCGACTGGTCGGCGGCGGGGTGATTCGGGCCATCCATGGCCCTCACCCTTCGGGCTCGCTTACGCGAGTCAGATTCGGCAATCTTGCCGAATCGTCTGGGGGCTGCGCCCCCAGCGGGGCGAGGGGCGGCGCCCCACGGTTTGGCTTTTGGGAGCTCGAGGGCAAAGCCCTCGATATCTTCCATTTTCAAAATCGCCAATATCCAATTCTACATTCGACACATTATAGCTCAAGAGAACAGGTGTGCGCTGAGTTTGCCGCGATATTCGATGGTGAGCGGGTGGGTGTGGCCCAGCATCTCGAATGTCTGGATCAACTGCTTGCGTCCGGCGTCATCCTCAAAGGCGCGGTCACGCTTGAGAATCTCCAGGAACTGATCCATTCCCTCGGCGAAGGCGTCGCTGGCCACCAACGCCTGCCCCAGGGTCAGGCGCGCGGTCAGGTCGTCGGGGTTGGCGTCCACCTGCGCGCGCAGGCTGTGCAGGTCGCCGCCCGCATCGGCAAACGCCAACTTGGCGTGAATCGCCTTGGCTTCCGGGCTCTCAGCCTGGGAGGGGCAGAGTTGTCCCAGCACCGCTTTGGCGGCTTCGTGCTGGCTGTTTTCCAGTAGAATCCGCGCTGCGCCGCAGATGCTGGGGGCGTGGTCCGGTTGGGCCTCCAGCGCCGCCTGAAAGAGATTCAGCGCCTCATCCATACGCCCATGTTGGGCCAAAAGCGCCGCGTGCGAACTCATTTTGTCCGCTTCGGAGGGGATGGCTTTGTCGAGGAACTCGCGAATGCGCGACTCGGGCAGGGCGCCGGTGAACTCGTCGACAACCTGGCCGTCGATGACCAGCTTGACGGCGGGAATGCCGCGCACCTGGAACTGTTGCGCCAGGGATTGGTTCTGGTCGGAGTCGATCTTGGCCAACAGGAAGCGGCCATTCATATCTTCGGCGATCTTTTCCAATATCGGACTGAGGGTGCGACAGGGCTGGCACCAGGGCGCCCAGAAGTCCACCAGCACCGGCAGACTTTGCGAGCGGTGCAGCACCTCGGTGACAAAATTGGTTTCATCGACATCGATGACCCACTGTGAAGCAGCCATGGGGCGATCCTCATCGGTCAGAATGTGAACGTGGCGATCTTTTGTACAAGTTTTAGACTATTAGAGATCCACCATCTCCGCGCGTTCAATGGGAAAACCGTGCAGAAAGCGCCGCGCCACTTCGGTAAAGCGGTCGGCCTCGTCAGTGACCAGATAGCGCAACTGCTGCTGGGCGTCCTCGAATGTGGGGCGCACCACCTCGGGCATCAGATCCGCCAGATCATCGGCCACGGCATGGGCGGAGTCCACCAGCGCAATCTCCGGTCCCATCACTTTGCCAATGGCCTGTTTAAGCACTGGATAGTGGGTGCAGCCCAGAATCAGCGCGTCGATATCATGTTGCTTTAGCGGCGCTAGACTCTCTTCGATAATCAGATGGGAGGCGGGGTGGTCGGTCCAGCCCTCTTCGGCCAGGGGCACGAACAGCGGGCAGGGGGCGTCGGCCACGGTCACTTTGGGCTGCATCAGGAACAGGCTGTGGCGGTAGGCGCCGCTGGCGATGGTGGTGCGGGTGCCGATCACGCCGATGCGTCCGCTGCGGGTGGCGGAGAGGGCGGCGCGGCAGCCGGGTTGGATCACCCCCAGGGCGGGCAGGGCGGTATGGGCGCGCAGCGCCGCCAGTCCCAGCGCCGAGGCGGTGTTGCACGCCACCACCAGCGCCTTGACCTCATGGGCCTCCAGCACGCTGG from Magnetofaba australis IT-1 harbors:
- a CDS encoding thioredoxin family protein, which produces MAASQWVIDVDETNFVTEVLHRSQSLPVLVDFWAPWCQPCRTLSPILEKIAEDMNGRFLLAKIDSDQNQSLAQQFQVRGIPAVKLVIDGQVVDEFTGALPESRIREFLDKAIPSEADKMSSHAALLAQHGRMDEALNLFQAALEAQPDHAPSICGAARILLENSQHEAAKAVLGQLCPSQAESPEAKAIHAKLAFADAGGDLHSLRAQVDANPDDLTARLTLGQALVASDAFAEGMDQFLEILKRDRAFEDDAGRKQLIQTFEMLGHTHPLTIEYRGKLSAHLFS
- a CDS encoding carbonic anhydrase is translated as MIKRLAVAALATMAMGAAGAAMASDKAHGGAPHWGYSGDEGPKNWGALSDAFIACSKGVNQSPVNISETVEALQQPLIFNYGATAKEVINNGHTIQANLSAGSELAVDNMRFELRQFHFHSPSENQFDGVSYPLEAHFVHVGPKGELAVVGVMFRLGAENAELAKIWAKLPESGEKATVEAVDPNLLLPASRDYYRFSGSLTTPPCSEGVRWLMMKEPLTLSSKQVDQFVNLMGGPNNRPIQPLNARRVMR
- the murI gene encoding glutamate racemase, translating into MIIDPPLARSPAAPDTRPIGVFDSGVGGLTVLRALAARFPHESFLYLGDTARVPYGTKSARTVERYTIQVASVLEAHEVKALVVACNTASALGLAALRAHTALPALGVIQPGCRAALSATRSGRIGVIGTRTTIASGAYRHSLFLMQPKVTVADAPCPLFVPLAEEGWTDHPASHLIIEESLAPLKQHDIDALILGCTHYPVLKQAIGKVMGPEIALVDSAHAVADDLADLMPEVVRPTFEDAQQQLRYLVTDEADRFTEVARRFLHGFPIERAEMVDL
- a CDS encoding DUF1835 domain-containing protein, whose product is MKTLYITNGDSVSLALRELGVPAQDALPWRDALHIGPIPPPLPEPRMDDMALDATRAAFLADAFSQADAPTAQQIHDDMAARRQKLADLKDYDRIVLLFEHDLYDQLQLLQILERLGRREDVAQRCALACIDRFDGIEPFWGLGQLNPTQLAEVMETAQPVTEEPFDVARRVWRAIRQPDPKALARALKWDTEALPFLHAALLRFCQEFPWQSDGLTLTQRRLLEAVANPPAEPRLSRPMEPERYARFVQAVDSFPRIFNAYMYSEPAPFWGDLGVKGVLDDLTCLPEPLLACTQQDAENPMGLETRYALTPRGAAFMTGELTGRAVAQQVMDRGGVRISPENPWFWDDEKQTFCV
- a CDS encoding sulfotransferase, whose amino-acid sequence is MPPRRFHAYCVGLPRSGTHSIHALFREQFRTGHEADPARTLPDLIAWRDGALTDANMQRILIERDQRLALEMEASHPLHWAAPMLAQAFPEARFVLTIRDPRPWLESELNQNLITARTGSLWEQLEARRYAPYPDAFTQHDQLLSRLPNVRPITAYLSYWREHIETVLNAVPTERLLLLRTERIGVSLERLATFLNIDTAQLNANRSHAARGKHALPLASVVPEEFIQDCIAQICQPLLTQLQQRLDAGHASH